In the genome of Deinococcus detaillensis, one region contains:
- the mtnA gene encoding S-methyl-5-thioribose-1-phosphate isomerase: MNTITPVDTVSFDGREVSLLDQTLLPGQQVRLIIEDAAQMHEAIGMLRVRGAPAIGVAAAFGLWLGVRGLSDDLPRPEAEAKVEETRTYLAGARPTAVNLSWALDRCAAQALATGSSTAQLKQALLDAAIQLRTDEEATTRLIGEHGADLLTGLSGVLTHCNAGSAATVGLGTALAPIYVASERGQALRVFADETRPLLQGARITAWELREAGVPVTVITDSMAAVVMRQGLVGAVIVGCDRVAANGDVANKIGTYGVALLARAHGLPFYVAGPTSTIDLGTPDGDHIEIEQRGAHEVTHHGGVLMAPDGVDVFNPAFDVTPAEYVTAIITEKGIIYPPYGPGLQAVKA, encoded by the coding sequence ATGAACACCATCACGCCAGTCGATACCGTCAGCTTTGATGGCCGCGAGGTCAGCCTGCTCGACCAAACGCTGCTGCCCGGCCAGCAAGTTCGCCTGATCATTGAGGACGCCGCCCAGATGCACGAGGCCATCGGCATGTTGCGGGTGCGCGGGGCACCGGCCATCGGGGTGGCGGCGGCCTTTGGGTTATGGCTGGGCGTGCGCGGGCTGAGCGACGACCTGCCCCGGCCCGAAGCTGAGGCGAAAGTTGAGGAAACGCGCACTTACCTGGCGGGAGCGCGGCCCACGGCGGTCAACCTCAGCTGGGCGCTCGACCGCTGCGCGGCACAGGCACTGGCCACAGGTAGCAGCACGGCGCAGCTCAAACAAGCGCTGCTCGACGCGGCCATACAGCTGCGCACCGACGAGGAGGCCACCACCCGGCTGATCGGTGAACACGGCGCAGACCTGTTGACCGGCCTGAGCGGCGTCCTCACCCACTGCAATGCGGGCAGCGCGGCCACCGTGGGTCTGGGCACAGCCCTCGCGCCCATTTACGTCGCCAGCGAGCGGGGGCAGGCCCTGCGCGTCTTCGCCGACGAAACCCGCCCGCTGCTTCAGGGAGCGCGGATCACGGCCTGGGAACTCCGCGAGGCGGGCGTGCCGGTGACGGTGATCACGGATTCGATGGCGGCGGTCGTGATGCGTCAGGGGCTGGTCGGGGCCGTCATCGTCGGCTGTGACCGGGTCGCGGCCAACGGCGATGTGGCCAACAAGATCGGCACCTACGGGGTCGCGCTGCTGGCCCGCGCCCACGGCCTCCCCTTTTACGTGGCCGGGCCGACCTCCACCATCGACCTCGGCACCCCGGATGGCGACCACATCGAAATCGAACAGCGCGGCGCACACGAGGTCACCCACCACGGCGGCGTCCTGATGGCCCCGGACGGCGTGGACGTCTTCAACCCGGCCTTCGACGTCACGCCCGCCGAGTACGTGACCGCCATCATCACCGAGAAGGGCATCATCTACCCGCCGTATGGACCGGGCCTACAGGCCGTCAAAGCGTGA